One window of the Lysobacter sp. S4-A87 genome contains the following:
- a CDS encoding tetratricopeptide repeat protein, whose translation MTKSSLRAATTALAVALLAACTTTPPLSEPVFDAPAAVREVRAAGGAASSELDVQPLRDPQVEDLRKEAERLEQAGQYPQAAAALDQALQITPDDPALLQERAESALLNDQLDDAERFARKGLDGGSKVGPLCRRHWETIAQVRQAKARALPVEVPGNPSAADARRERDACTVAAPSRY comes from the coding sequence GTGACGAAGTCGAGTTTGCGGGCCGCAACGACGGCGCTGGCTGTCGCGCTGCTGGCGGCCTGCACCACCACGCCGCCGCTGTCGGAGCCAGTGTTCGATGCGCCGGCCGCGGTCCGCGAGGTCCGCGCTGCCGGCGGTGCCGCCAGCAGCGAGCTGGACGTGCAACCGCTGCGCGATCCGCAGGTCGAGGACCTGCGCAAGGAGGCCGAGCGCCTCGAGCAGGCGGGCCAGTACCCGCAGGCCGCCGCGGCACTGGACCAGGCGCTGCAGATCACGCCGGACGATCCGGCGCTGCTGCAGGAGCGCGCGGAATCGGCGCTATTGAACGACCAGCTCGATGACGCCGAACGTTTCGCCCGCAAGGGCCTCGACGGCGGTTCCAAGGTCGGGCCGCTGTGCCGGCGCCATTGGGAAACGATCGCGCAGGTCCGCCAGGCCAAGGCGCGGGCGCTTCCGGTGGAAGTGCCGGGCAACCCCAGCGCCGCCGATGCCCGTCGCGAGCGCGATGCCTGCACCGTCGCGGCACCGTCGCGCTACTGA
- the mrcB gene encoding penicillin-binding protein 1B gives MAQIDYDEDETADDSQAPQWRRRLVTWLLAAVGLGLGFLIPYTLYLNHEVSERFGQLRWQIPTRVYARPLELAPGLTLDATTLKTELDAAAYHAGDGVRPGSYSRTGGRWLISSRGFSDVDGAVPARRIEVVLSGSRVASVRDAGKKRELKTVRLDPARIATLYGQKQEERRLVRLKEVPELLVTGLQAVEDRDFNSHHGIDVTGMIRAAFKNVAAGRAKQGASTLTQQLARSGLLGIGREQTLTRKGKEILYAMLIEARYDKGTILEAYFNQVYLGQRGAQAIHGVAAGAEFWFGRDLADLSTEQIALLIGIVRGPSYYDPRRNPERALERRNFVLGEMHETQLIDDAEYQRALKAPLGVTKDPGSIAANRFPAYVDLVRRQLARDYPADALAGAGLSVMSGMSPSAQAMAEGAVARTLKSLDSKRRPPLQTGLVVTDVHNGEVVAVVGSRSVAEHGFNRAIEAQRPVGSLLKPFVYLLALAQPGKYSLASWVDDSPVTVALGKKKNWNPGNSDGRSHGTVRLIDALAMSYNQATVRVGMQVAPERIASLIKTLAGIETEPNPALILGAVDQSPYAMAQLYQFLASGGEIQPLHAVRGVLDANGRALNRYDKDPAPAQEGDAIAARLITIALQQAVSNGTGTQLVRDGLGRLSPAGKTGTSNDGRDSWFAGWTGDHLAVIWVGNDQNQTTGLYGATGAMRVWSAIFSRLPSAPLKVGDKGIDWQWTIASNTTDPECVGARRFAYVAGFAPAYAPCPAPEPVAEEGQGGWREWFGIGRKDEDKPDEQAAEAPPPQQQENLP, from the coding sequence GTGGCCCAAATCGATTACGACGAAGACGAAACCGCAGACGACAGTCAGGCCCCGCAGTGGCGGCGACGCCTGGTCACCTGGCTGCTGGCCGCAGTGGGGCTGGGTCTTGGCTTCCTCATTCCCTACACGCTGTACCTGAACCACGAAGTCAGCGAGCGCTTTGGCCAGCTGCGCTGGCAGATCCCGACGCGGGTGTATGCGCGGCCGCTGGAACTGGCGCCGGGCCTGACCCTGGACGCGACCACCCTCAAGACCGAGCTCGATGCCGCCGCCTACCACGCCGGCGATGGCGTGCGCCCGGGCAGCTATTCGCGCACGGGCGGTCGCTGGCTGATCTCCAGCCGCGGTTTCAGCGATGTCGACGGCGCGGTGCCGGCACGACGCATCGAAGTCGTGCTGTCCGGCAGCCGGGTGGCCTCGGTACGCGATGCCGGGAAGAAGCGCGAGCTCAAGACGGTGCGGCTCGACCCGGCGCGCATCGCCACGCTCTACGGCCAGAAGCAGGAAGAGCGGCGCCTGGTGCGCCTGAAGGAAGTGCCGGAACTGCTGGTCACCGGCCTGCAGGCCGTCGAGGACCGCGACTTCAACAGCCACCACGGCATCGACGTGACGGGCATGATCCGCGCGGCCTTCAAGAACGTCGCCGCCGGCCGCGCAAAGCAGGGTGCCAGCACCCTGACCCAGCAGCTCGCCCGCAGCGGCCTGCTCGGCATCGGCCGCGAGCAGACCCTCACCCGCAAGGGCAAGGAAATCCTCTACGCGATGCTGATCGAGGCCCGTTACGACAAGGGCACGATCCTGGAGGCGTACTTCAACCAGGTCTACCTCGGCCAGCGCGGCGCGCAGGCCATCCACGGCGTCGCCGCCGGTGCCGAGTTCTGGTTCGGCCGCGACCTGGCCGACCTGAGCACCGAGCAGATCGCGCTGCTGATCGGCATCGTCCGCGGCCCCTCGTATTACGACCCGCGGCGCAATCCCGAGCGCGCCCTGGAGCGGCGCAATTTCGTTCTCGGCGAAATGCACGAGACCCAGCTGATCGACGACGCCGAGTACCAGCGTGCGCTGAAGGCGCCGCTGGGCGTGACCAAGGACCCGGGCAGCATCGCCGCCAACCGGTTCCCGGCCTATGTCGACCTGGTCCGCCGCCAGCTGGCGCGCGACTACCCGGCCGATGCACTGGCCGGCGCCGGACTGAGCGTGATGAGCGGCATGTCGCCGTCGGCGCAGGCGATGGCCGAAGGCGCGGTCGCCCGCACCCTCAAGAGCCTGGACAGCAAGCGCCGGCCGCCGCTGCAGACCGGCCTGGTGGTGACCGACGTCCACAACGGCGAAGTCGTCGCCGTTGTCGGCAGCCGCAGCGTTGCCGAGCACGGCTTCAACCGCGCGATCGAAGCGCAGCGTCCGGTCGGTTCGCTGCTCAAGCCGTTCGTGTACCTGCTGGCGCTGGCGCAGCCGGGCAAGTACTCGCTGGCCAGCTGGGTCGACGACTCGCCGGTCACCGTCGCCCTGGGCAAGAAGAAAAACTGGAACCCGGGCAACTCCGACGGCCGCAGCCACGGCACCGTGCGCCTGATCGATGCGCTGGCGATGTCCTACAACCAGGCCACCGTGCGCGTGGGCATGCAGGTCGCGCCCGAGCGCATCGCCAGCCTGATCAAGACCTTGGCCGGCATCGAGACCGAGCCCAATCCGGCGCTGATCCTCGGTGCGGTCGACCAGAGCCCGTACGCGATGGCGCAGCTGTACCAGTTCCTCGCCTCCGGCGGCGAGATCCAGCCGCTGCATGCGGTGCGTGGCGTGCTCGACGCCAACGGCCGTGCGCTCAACCGCTACGACAAGGACCCGGCACCAGCGCAGGAAGGCGACGCGATTGCCGCACGCCTGATCACCATCGCCCTGCAGCAGGCCGTGTCCAACGGCACCGGCACCCAGCTGGTCCGCGACGGCCTCGGCCGTCTGTCACCCGCGGGCAAGACCGGCACCAGCAATGACGGTCGCGACAGCTGGTTCGCCGGCTGGACCGGCGACCACCTGGCGGTGATCTGGGTCGGCAACGACCAGAACCAGACCACCGGCCTGTACGGCGCCACCGGTGCGATGCGGGTGTGGTCGGCGATCTTCTCGCGCCTGCCCAGCGCACCGCTGAAGGTGGGCGACAAGGGCATCGACTGGCAGTGGACCATCGCCAGCAACACCACCGACCCCGAATGCGTCGGCGCGCGTCGCTTCGCCTACGTCGCCGGCTTCGCCCCCGCCTATGCGCCGTGCCCGGCGCCGGAACCGGTGGCCGAAGAAGGGCAGGGCGGCTGGCGCGAATGGTTCGGAATTGGCCGCAAGGATGAGGACAAACCGGACGAACAGGCTGCGGAGGCGCCGCCACCGCAGCAGCAGGAGAATCTGCCGTGA
- a CDS encoding glycosyltransferase: protein MGLSWTEVRFYFDRGTGLLRRGLTSLRTRGIEATWQRVARQFHRVPAAHRPELYLPARAPFAPFAVPRSERPRASIVIPVYNQFAHTLACLRAIAAYPPECAIEVIVVDDGSSDETEGALTQVDGLTYHRRRQNGGFIAACNDGAALSRGEYLVFLNNDTLPQPGWLDALLATFDQHPGTGLAGAQLVYPDGRLQEAGGLVFADGNAHNLGKFESPNDPRYSHVRAADYCSGAAVAIVRQLFERIGAFDARYAPAYFEDTDLAFAVREAGYRVLYQPASQVVHLEGVTAGTDVNQGVKAYQVRNRHTFADKWRTALSRQWPDGTAPDQACAGRGQRRILIIDSATPRPDHDSASLRMVNLMRLLLDEGAHVTFVPTDLNHAGAHTRRLQQLGVQTWYAPFFGTPARWIGKQGHRFDTVVVCRHYVLREWLPLLRKHAPQARLVFDTVDLHYLRERRGAELAADQALMRASERTRALELEMIARSDATLVVSDVERNLLARDAPASTVEILSNLHQIHGRGQPHGQRHDLVFVGGFRHPPNVDAVCWFVTEVFPLIRAQAPDIVFHCIGSDTTAEIDALASQPGVRIHGHVPDLSPYMDGARIAVAPLRFGAGVKGKVNLSMAHGQPVVATACAVEGMHLRNGEDVLVADDAAGFAEAVLRLYRDEALWQRLADNGLANVERHFSLDAGREVVRRVLLGAKA from the coding sequence ATGGGCCTGAGCTGGACCGAGGTGCGGTTCTACTTCGATCGGGGCACCGGCCTGCTCCGCCGCGGCCTGACCAGCTTGCGCACGCGCGGCATCGAGGCCACCTGGCAGCGCGTCGCCCGGCAGTTCCACCGGGTGCCGGCCGCCCACCGCCCGGAACTCTACCTGCCGGCCAGGGCCCCGTTTGCGCCGTTCGCGGTGCCCCGGTCGGAGCGGCCCAGGGCCAGCATCGTCATCCCCGTCTACAACCAGTTCGCGCACACGCTGGCGTGCCTGCGCGCAATCGCCGCGTACCCGCCGGAATGCGCGATCGAGGTCATCGTTGTCGACGATGGCTCTTCGGACGAGACCGAGGGCGCACTGACGCAGGTCGACGGCCTGACCTACCACCGCCGCCGCCAGAACGGCGGCTTCATCGCCGCCTGCAACGACGGTGCCGCGCTGTCGCGTGGCGAGTACTTGGTGTTCCTCAACAACGACACGCTGCCGCAACCGGGCTGGCTGGACGCGCTGCTTGCGACTTTCGATCAGCATCCGGGCACCGGGCTGGCAGGCGCGCAGCTCGTCTATCCGGACGGACGCCTTCAGGAAGCCGGTGGGTTGGTGTTCGCCGACGGCAATGCCCACAACCTGGGCAAGTTCGAAAGTCCCAACGACCCGCGCTACTCGCACGTCCGCGCCGCCGACTACTGTTCCGGCGCGGCGGTGGCAATCGTGCGCCAGCTGTTCGAGCGCATCGGTGCGTTCGACGCCCGTTATGCGCCGGCCTATTTCGAAGACACCGATCTCGCCTTCGCGGTGCGTGAGGCCGGGTATCGGGTGCTGTACCAGCCGGCCTCGCAGGTCGTGCACCTGGAAGGCGTGACGGCCGGTACCGACGTCAACCAGGGCGTCAAGGCGTACCAAGTACGCAACCGCCATACTTTTGCCGACAAGTGGCGCACCGCCCTGTCGCGGCAATGGCCCGATGGCACCGCACCCGACCAGGCCTGCGCCGGCAGGGGGCAACGGCGAATCCTCATCATCGACAGCGCCACCCCCAGGCCCGACCACGACTCGGCTTCGCTGCGCATGGTCAACCTGATGCGACTGCTGCTGGACGAAGGTGCGCATGTCACCTTCGTTCCCACTGACCTCAACCATGCCGGCGCGCACACGCGGCGACTGCAGCAGCTGGGCGTGCAGACCTGGTATGCGCCGTTCTTCGGCACGCCTGCGCGCTGGATCGGCAAACAAGGCCACCGCTTCGACACGGTGGTCGTCTGTCGCCACTATGTCCTGCGCGAATGGCTGCCGTTGCTGCGCAAGCACGCGCCGCAGGCACGACTGGTGTTCGACACCGTCGACCTGCACTACCTGCGCGAGCGCCGCGGCGCAGAGCTGGCTGCCGACCAGGCACTGATGCGCGCATCCGAGCGCACGCGCGCACTGGAACTGGAGATGATCGCGCGCAGCGACGCGACACTGGTGGTCAGCGATGTCGAGCGCAACCTGTTGGCGCGCGACGCACCGGCCTCGACGGTGGAGATCCTCTCGAACCTGCATCAGATCCACGGCCGCGGACAGCCCCATGGGCAACGCCACGACCTGGTGTTCGTCGGCGGCTTCCGTCATCCGCCAAACGTGGATGCCGTGTGCTGGTTCGTCACCGAGGTCTTCCCGCTGATCCGCGCGCAGGCGCCGGACATCGTGTTCCATTGCATCGGCAGCGACACGACCGCCGAGATCGATGCGCTCGCATCGCAACCGGGCGTGCGTATCCATGGCCACGTGCCCGACCTGTCGCCGTACATGGACGGCGCCCGGATTGCCGTCGCGCCCCTGCGTTTCGGCGCCGGCGTCAAGGGCAAGGTCAACCTCAGCATGGCCCACGGCCAGCCAGTGGTGGCCACGGCGTGTGCGGTCGAAGGCATGCACCTGCGCAACGGCGAGGACGTGCTGGTGGCCGACGACGCCGCCGGTTTCGCCGAAGCAGTCCTGCGGCTGTATCGCGACGAGGCATTGTGGCAGCGCCTGGCCGACAACGGCCTGGCCAACGTCGAGCGGCATTTCTCGCTCGATGCCGGGCGCGAGGTGGTGCGACGCGTGCTGCTCGGGGCCAAGGCCTGA